The following proteins are encoded in a genomic region of Streptomyces collinus Tu 365:
- a CDS encoding CpaF family protein, whose amino-acid sequence MSLRARISTPEDHGSRGEDGHLVASYRAKLLEEIDLAEMSSLAAAERRARLERVLGHIISREGPVLSTVERSQLIRRVVDEALGLGILEPLLEDASITEIMVNGPDAIFVERGGRVEQLPLRFVSADQLMQTIERIVSTVNRRVDESNPMVDARLPSGERVNVIIPPLSLTGPTLTIRRFPRSFTLQELIGFGSLDERMVFLLAGLVQAKFNIIVSGATGTGKTTLLNALSGLIPAHERIITIEDSAELQLQQTHVVRLESRPPNVEGKGQVTIRDLVRNSLRMRPDRIVVGEVRGGESLDMLQAMSTGHDGSLATVHANSAEDALTRLQTLASMSDVEVPFVALHDQINSAVDVLVQLTRFADGARRITEIAVLDSHGGEPYRLVTVARFLAQPLTHDGRVYGTFEYFPLPRRTADRLYMAGQPVPQAFGVARTADQLATREAR is encoded by the coding sequence ATGAGCCTGCGGGCACGCATCAGCACCCCCGAGGACCACGGCAGCCGGGGCGAGGACGGGCATCTGGTCGCCTCCTACCGGGCCAAGCTGCTGGAGGAGATCGACCTCGCCGAGATGAGCTCCCTGGCCGCCGCCGAGCGCCGCGCGCGCCTGGAGCGGGTCCTCGGGCACATCATCAGCCGCGAGGGCCCGGTGCTCTCCACCGTCGAACGCTCCCAGCTCATCCGCCGCGTGGTGGACGAGGCCCTGGGCCTCGGCATCCTGGAACCGCTGCTCGAGGACGCCTCGATCACCGAGATCATGGTCAACGGACCCGACGCGATCTTCGTCGAACGCGGTGGCCGCGTCGAGCAGTTGCCGCTGCGTTTCGTCTCCGCCGACCAGCTCATGCAGACCATCGAGCGGATCGTGTCGACCGTCAACCGGCGCGTCGACGAGTCGAACCCGATGGTCGACGCCCGCCTGCCCTCCGGCGAGCGCGTCAACGTCATCATCCCGCCGCTGTCACTGACCGGCCCCACCCTCACCATCCGCCGCTTCCCGCGCTCCTTCACCCTCCAGGAGCTGATCGGCTTCGGCTCGCTCGACGAGCGGATGGTGTTCCTGCTGGCCGGTCTCGTGCAGGCCAAGTTCAACATCATCGTCTCGGGGGCCACCGGCACCGGCAAGACGACCCTGCTCAACGCGCTCTCCGGGCTCATCCCCGCGCACGAGCGCATCATCACCATCGAGGACTCCGCCGAACTCCAGCTCCAGCAGACCCACGTGGTCCGGCTGGAGTCACGGCCGCCCAACGTGGAGGGCAAGGGCCAGGTCACCATCCGCGACCTGGTGCGCAACTCGCTGCGCATGCGGCCCGACCGCATCGTGGTCGGCGAGGTCCGCGGCGGCGAGTCCCTCGACATGCTGCAGGCCATGTCCACGGGCCACGACGGCTCGCTCGCCACCGTCCACGCCAACAGCGCCGAGGACGCCCTCACCCGGCTCCAGACCCTGGCCTCCATGTCCGACGTCGAGGTGCCCTTCGTCGCCCTGCACGACCAGATCAACAGCGCCGTCGACGTCCTCGTGCAGCTCACCCGGTTCGCCGACGGCGCCCGCCGGATCACCGAGATCGCCGTGCTCGACAGCCACGGCGGGGAGCCGTACCGGCTGGTGACGGTGGCCCGCTTCCTCGCCCAGCCGCTGACCCACGACGGCCGGGTGTACGGCACCTTCGAGTACTTCCCGCTCCCACGCCGGACCGCCGACCGCCTGTACATGGCGGGGCAGCCCGTCCCGCAGGCGTTCGGTGTCGCCCGCACCGCGGACCAGCTCGCCACCCGAGAAGCCAGGTAG
- the cpaB gene encoding Flp pilus assembly protein CpaB, protein MNSRQRRGVILLILSVLCALGAFAGVLSVVHDVQSKVGPEVSAYRVRSDVKPYTALSTGQFEKIKMPERWLSGNAVTDLRQIQGKIAVTTLRAGSLLQTDMIVDQPALQPGQQEVAIMIDAATGVAGKITPGSRVNVYATFEGKKDGDPDQSKIIVTNARVLDVGHITALDPDRSKDQQQPTEAVPITFALSTLDAQRITYAESFAQRVRLALVAPGGQTSVPDKDRTYELVTDK, encoded by the coding sequence ATGAACTCCCGTCAGCGCCGCGGCGTGATACTCCTGATCCTGTCGGTCCTGTGCGCTCTCGGCGCGTTCGCCGGCGTGCTCTCCGTCGTCCACGACGTGCAGTCCAAGGTCGGACCCGAGGTCAGCGCCTACCGGGTCAGGTCCGACGTGAAGCCGTACACCGCGCTGAGCACCGGCCAGTTCGAGAAGATCAAGATGCCCGAACGCTGGCTGTCCGGGAACGCCGTCACCGACCTGAGGCAGATCCAGGGCAAGATCGCCGTGACCACCCTGCGCGCCGGATCACTGCTCCAGACCGACATGATCGTCGACCAGCCCGCCCTCCAGCCGGGCCAGCAGGAGGTCGCCATCATGATCGACGCGGCCACGGGCGTCGCGGGCAAGATCACGCCGGGCTCCCGCGTCAACGTCTACGCCACCTTCGAGGGGAAGAAGGACGGCGACCCCGACCAGTCGAAGATCATCGTCACCAACGCGCGCGTCCTCGACGTCGGCCACATCACCGCCCTCGACCCCGACCGCAGCAAGGACCAGCAGCAGCCCACCGAGGCCGTCCCCATCACCTTCGCGCTCTCCACCCTCGACGCCCAGCGCATCACCTACGCCGAGTCCTTCGCCCAGCGCGTCCGGCTCGCGCTGGTGGCACCCGGCGGCCAGACCAGCGTCCCGGACAAGGACCGCACCTACGAACTCGTGACGGACAAGTGA
- a CDS encoding DUF5936 domain-containing protein codes for MAFLLALLTGLGVWGAFAGVRMYRADAKLPGDLAIALEVGATRTGAVDSVIDRMGMRYAPAVLRLMGPRLVARYRRRIDLAGNPGGLTIDRYAARRAVYGALGGVGFLVFLLRGQWFVALLLLLFGAFWTEVGIWSAIRVRKDVIERTLPDFLDVLAVVVSAGLGFRQALDRVATRYEGPWADELRITLRQMDLGMSRRQAFAELRRRNDSEQVAMFVTALQQGEELGAPIVDTLVALAKDMRRTDAQNARRKAARAVPKATLMITTFMVPGTMLLLGAGLLLGSGVDFGSLTGK; via the coding sequence ATGGCATTCCTGCTCGCCCTGCTGACGGGCCTCGGCGTCTGGGGCGCCTTCGCCGGCGTCCGGATGTACCGCGCGGACGCGAAACTCCCCGGCGACCTGGCGATCGCCCTCGAGGTCGGCGCCACCCGCACCGGCGCCGTGGACTCGGTGATCGACCGCATGGGCATGCGGTACGCCCCCGCCGTGCTGCGGCTGATGGGCCCGCGCCTCGTGGCCAGGTACCGGCGCCGGATCGACCTCGCGGGCAACCCCGGCGGCCTGACCATCGACCGGTACGCGGCCCGGCGCGCGGTGTACGGGGCGCTCGGCGGCGTCGGCTTCCTCGTCTTCCTGCTGCGCGGCCAGTGGTTCGTGGCCCTGCTGCTGCTCCTGTTCGGGGCGTTCTGGACGGAGGTCGGCATCTGGTCGGCGATCCGCGTCCGCAAGGACGTGATCGAACGGACCCTGCCCGACTTCCTCGACGTGCTCGCGGTGGTGGTCAGCGCGGGACTCGGCTTCCGCCAGGCCCTGGACCGGGTCGCCACGCGCTACGAGGGCCCCTGGGCCGACGAACTGCGCATCACCCTGCGCCAGATGGACCTCGGCATGAGCCGCCGCCAGGCCTTCGCGGAACTGCGCCGGCGCAACGACTCCGAGCAGGTGGCGATGTTCGTGACGGCGCTGCAGCAGGGGGAGGAGCTCGGCGCCCCCATCGTGGACACCCTGGTCGCGCTGGCCAAGGACATGCGCCGCACGGACGCCCAGAACGCCCGCCGCAAGGCCGCCCGCGCGGTCCCCAAGGCCACCTTGATGATCACCACGTTCATGGTCCCCGGCACGATGCTCCTGCTGGGCGCCGGTCTGCTGCTGGGCTCCGGCGTGGACTTCGGCTCGCTCACGGGGAAGTGA
- a CDS encoding TadE/TadG family type IV pilus assembly protein encodes MRRPRGDDRGQVSIELLGMTPLIVLTLVLMWQCVLVGYAYTLAGNAADEGARAGTAAPRGGARQAACEAAALKHLSGAWKGGAKVKCSPSGYVTADVGLKVPVLFPGSIDFPVTVHGHAGTVEEVKE; translated from the coding sequence ATGAGACGCCCGCGCGGGGACGACCGGGGGCAGGTCAGCATCGAACTCCTCGGGATGACACCCCTGATCGTGCTGACCCTGGTGCTCATGTGGCAGTGCGTGCTGGTGGGGTACGCCTACACGCTCGCGGGGAATGCTGCGGACGAGGGCGCACGGGCGGGGACGGCCGCGCCCCGCGGCGGCGCACGGCAGGCCGCGTGCGAGGCGGCCGCGCTCAAGCACCTGTCGGGGGCGTGGAAGGGGGGAGCGAAGGTGAAGTGCAGCCCTAGCGGCTATGTGACGGCCGACGTCGGCCTCAAGGTACCCGTCCTGTTCCCCGGCTCGATCGACTTCCCCGTCACGGTGCACGGCCACGCCGGCACCGTGGAGGAGGTGAAGGAGTGA
- a CDS encoding response regulator translates to MRQPRETDPGFPGGPDSPDRPDSDGYGFPPPAATAPLRLVVADDNPVVRAGLTALLSGRADTTVVAEAADGREAYEAALLHRPDVVLLDVRMPGVDGISALPHLVRLAPVMMLTYSHETETVREALRRGAGGYLVHGEFTAEQLVRAVHDVREGRPHVTPGAAKALIPQIQASASAHGSGELSGSLGGIPPQNLSQLQSDVGQSFRSRFQLSSREAEIMDLIASGMTNQQIAATCFISEKTVKNHINRIFAKLQSTTRSQAAAKWLGVA, encoded by the coding sequence ATGCGGCAACCCCGTGAGACGGACCCCGGCTTCCCGGGCGGTCCGGACAGCCCGGACCGCCCGGACTCCGACGGCTACGGCTTCCCGCCACCGGCCGCCACGGCCCCGCTGCGCCTGGTGGTGGCCGACGACAACCCCGTCGTCCGCGCGGGCCTGACGGCCCTGCTGTCCGGCCGTGCCGACACCACGGTGGTCGCCGAGGCGGCGGACGGCCGGGAGGCGTACGAGGCCGCGCTGCTCCACCGGCCCGACGTCGTCCTGCTCGACGTCCGCATGCCCGGCGTCGACGGAATCTCGGCATTGCCGCACCTGGTCCGGCTGGCCCCGGTCATGATGCTCACCTACAGCCACGAGACGGAGACGGTGCGGGAGGCGCTGCGACGGGGGGCGGGGGGCTATCTGGTGCACGGCGAGTTCACGGCGGAGCAGCTGGTGAGGGCGGTGCACGACGTCCGGGAGGGCCGGCCGCACGTGACGCCGGGTGCGGCGAAGGCGTTGATCCCGCAGATCCAGGCGAGTGCATCTGCACATGGCAGTGGTGAACTCTCCGGTAGTTTAGGCGGAATTCCACCCCAAAACCTTTCGCAACTGCAATCCGATGTGGGACAGTCGTTCCGGTCACGGTTCCAACTGAGCAGCAGAGAGGCGGAGATCATGGACCTCATCGCGTCCGGCATGACCAACCAGCAGATCGCCGCCACCTGCTTCATCAGCGAGAAGACGGTCAAGAACCACATCAACCGCATCTTCGCCAAGCTCCAGAGCACCACCAGGTCCCAGGCGGCCGCGAAATGGCTGGGGGTGGCCTGA
- a CDS encoding sensor histidine kinase has translation MTTMGATGPGRRLSLRVPLRDAARAAWRASAAHLRGSRAALPGRGRGQAERPGERPGRGERRAPGPDGTAGSVPPVTEAAAGVLPEPSEKLQLRALQAMCRQVFGFRLAMIVLAAPAALLNAAPGLGVRLVGGAVVVTFMVSYVLFRDWERFGPLLLRHPTLLAADTLVASLLLVSAGPDTTLAYVSVCTPLLAGLVYSWRGAACFASLQSLILLLVHTTLKPDGRPGVAESLLLPGLCVIAGAMGSTLRGLMLRFGAATQALTAVQARLAATEAVHAERARLAREMHDSVAKTLYGVALAADGLATTASAEAPDPARVRQQADLVSRSARRAAAESRALLEDLRREEDPARPVDVWTELTARADDFSARTGLPAVCRRTGDAHLPLVAPAPARHLLAIAAEALENVSRHARATRVELTAGVHGDQLCLTVHDDGDGLPPDTTLERLRHGGHFGLLGMVERAASAGARIRVGRGEHERGTEVRVDLPLRVAAPGTPAGPAGPTVLSRSADSREENPDAATP, from the coding sequence ATGACGACGATGGGAGCGACCGGACCGGGCCGGCGGCTGTCCCTCCGGGTCCCCCTGCGGGACGCGGCGCGGGCCGCGTGGCGCGCGTCGGCCGCCCACCTGCGCGGGTCACGGGCGGCCTTACCGGGACGGGGCCGCGGACAGGCGGAACGGCCGGGGGAGCGGCCGGGGCGGGGGGAGCGGCGGGCACCGGGGCCGGACGGGACGGCCGGGTCCGTCCCGCCGGTGACGGAGGCGGCCGCCGGAGTGCTCCCCGAGCCCTCCGAGAAGCTCCAGCTCCGCGCCCTGCAGGCGATGTGCCGTCAGGTCTTCGGCTTCCGGCTCGCGATGATCGTCCTCGCGGCCCCCGCCGCGCTGCTCAACGCCGCCCCCGGACTGGGCGTCCGTCTGGTCGGCGGCGCGGTCGTCGTCACCTTCATGGTGTCCTACGTCCTGTTCCGCGACTGGGAACGCTTCGGGCCCCTCCTCCTGCGCCACCCCACCCTGCTCGCGGCCGACACCCTCGTCGCCTCGCTGCTGCTGGTCTCGGCGGGCCCGGACACCACCCTCGCCTACGTCAGCGTCTGCACCCCGCTGCTGGCGGGCCTGGTCTACAGCTGGCGGGGCGCGGCCTGCTTCGCCTCGCTGCAGTCCCTGATCCTGCTCCTGGTGCACACCACCCTGAAGCCGGACGGCCGGCCCGGCGTGGCGGAGTCCCTGCTCCTGCCCGGCCTGTGCGTCATCGCCGGAGCCATGGGCTCGACCCTGCGCGGCCTGATGCTCCGCTTCGGTGCGGCCACCCAGGCGCTGACGGCCGTCCAGGCCCGGCTGGCGGCGACCGAGGCGGTGCACGCCGAACGGGCTCGCCTGGCCCGGGAGATGCACGACTCGGTGGCCAAGACCCTGTACGGGGTCGCCCTCGCCGCCGACGGCCTGGCCACGACCGCGTCCGCCGAGGCCCCCGACCCGGCCCGGGTCCGGCAGCAGGCCGACCTGGTGTCCCGCTCGGCCCGCAGGGCCGCGGCCGAGTCCCGCGCCCTGCTGGAGGACCTGCGGCGGGAGGAGGACCCGGCCCGCCCGGTGGACGTCTGGACCGAACTGACCGCACGGGCGGACGACTTCTCCGCGCGCACCGGACTGCCGGCCGTCTGCCGCCGCACCGGCGACGCACACCTGCCGCTCGTCGCCCCCGCCCCGGCCCGCCATCTGCTGGCCATCGCCGCCGAGGCACTGGAGAACGTCTCCCGGCACGCCCGGGCGACCCGTGTCGAGCTGACCGCCGGGGTCCACGGCGACCAGCTCTGCCTGACCGTCCACGACGACGGCGACGGCCTGCCCCCGGACACCACCCTGGAACGGCTGCGCCACGGGGGTCACTTCGGCCTGCTGGGCATGGTCGAGCGGGCCGCCTCGGCCGGGGCGCGCATCCGCGTCGGCCGGGGGGAGCACGAGCGGGGCACGGAGGTCCGCGTGGACCTGCCCCTGCGGGTGGCGGCACCCGGCACCCCGGCCGGCCCGGCCGGCCCGACCGTCCTGTCCAGGTCCGCGGACTCCCGAGAGGAGAACCCTGATGCGGCAACCCCGTGA
- a CDS encoding type II secretion system F family protein, producing the protein MELHDLVRLTTGVALLTCVLAVVGVHVYASGRAQRAALIDRLSHTGTVPGGGRRRRFSDLDRRLRRTALGRKLELRLAATGLDVTPGEFFVYMLAAVAALWLIGQATLAPFFGPLAGLLGIWASVQFLNWQRQKRIERFINQLPELARILANATQAGLALRTAIGMAAEELEAPAGEELAKVADQLAIGHSMDDALGELAERLPSRELVVLVTTLVLSNRAGGQVVGALRNLTETLEERKETRREVRTQLSQVTMTSYAVPVLGIGALFLMNGVKDGALERMTGSPVGQACVVIAFALYAVGFVLIRRMSRIDV; encoded by the coding sequence ATGGAACTCCACGACCTCGTCCGGCTGACCACCGGTGTCGCGCTGCTGACCTGCGTCCTGGCGGTCGTCGGTGTGCACGTCTACGCCTCGGGCCGGGCCCAGCGGGCCGCGCTGATCGACCGCCTCTCGCACACCGGCACCGTCCCGGGCGGCGGCCGCCGGCGCCGCTTCAGCGACCTGGACCGCCGGCTGCGCCGTACGGCGCTCGGCCGGAAGCTGGAACTGCGACTGGCGGCCACCGGCCTTGACGTCACCCCGGGCGAGTTCTTCGTCTACATGCTCGCCGCGGTGGCCGCGCTGTGGCTGATCGGCCAGGCCACCCTGGCCCCCTTCTTCGGCCCGCTCGCCGGCCTGCTCGGCATCTGGGCGTCCGTCCAGTTCCTCAACTGGCAGCGGCAGAAACGCATCGAGCGCTTCATCAACCAACTCCCCGAACTGGCCCGCATCCTGGCCAACGCCACCCAGGCCGGCCTGGCCCTGCGCACCGCGATCGGCATGGCGGCCGAGGAGCTGGAGGCACCCGCCGGCGAGGAACTGGCCAAGGTCGCCGACCAGCTCGCCATCGGCCACTCCATGGACGACGCGCTCGGCGAACTCGCGGAACGGCTGCCGTCCCGCGAACTCGTCGTGCTCGTCACCACCCTGGTCCTCTCCAACCGGGCCGGCGGCCAGGTGGTCGGCGCGCTCCGCAACCTCACCGAGACCCTGGAGGAGCGCAAGGAGACCCGGCGTGAGGTCCGCACCCAGCTGTCCCAGGTGACCATGACGTCGTACGCCGTGCCCGTCCTCGGCATCGGCGCCCTGTTCCTCATGAACGGGGTCAAGGACGGCGCCCTGGAACGCATGACCGGCTCACCCGTCGGCCAGGCCTGCGTGGTCATCGCGTTCGCCCTGTACGCCGTCGGCTTCGTGCTCATCCGCCGGATGAGCCGGATCGACGTGTGA
- a CDS encoding AAA family ATPase: protein MPTRILPAGADPDAVRSLTTLLSQLPDAEPQPPVGDSTQLVDTLARSAAESVDELPEVVVVHERIGPVPALELIREVALRFPAVGVILVTTDASPGLFAAAMDSGARGLVSLPLSYEELASRVQAVAQWSTGVRRHLGHGADVLGGAGGTVVTVSGAKGGVGATVTAVQLALAAQASGRATALVDLDLQTGDVASYLDVQFRRSVVDLATITDISHRVLADAVFRHDTGLTLLLAPAEGERGEEVTDRAARQVVSALRSRYEVVVVDCGAQLGGASAAAVEMADTALLVTTPDVVAVRAAKRTVRMWDRLQIRKAEETTVIVNRHSRATEIQPALVQRITGTAVARTAVPANFKELQGVVDAGRLHELDSRSTVKQALWALAGELGLVKAAEGAHRSGGRGAVGFRRRKE, encoded by the coding sequence ATGCCCACCAGGATCCTCCCGGCCGGCGCGGACCCGGACGCCGTCCGCTCCCTCACCACCCTGCTCAGCCAGCTGCCCGACGCCGAACCGCAGCCGCCCGTAGGTGACTCCACCCAGCTCGTCGACACCCTCGCCCGGTCCGCCGCCGAGTCGGTGGACGAACTGCCCGAGGTGGTCGTCGTGCACGAGCGGATCGGCCCGGTCCCGGCGCTGGAGCTGATCCGCGAGGTCGCGCTGCGCTTCCCGGCCGTCGGCGTCATCCTCGTCACCACCGACGCGAGCCCCGGCCTGTTCGCCGCCGCCATGGACTCCGGCGCCCGCGGCCTGGTCTCGCTCCCGCTGTCGTACGAGGAACTCGCCAGCCGGGTCCAGGCGGTCGCCCAGTGGTCCACCGGCGTACGGCGCCACCTCGGGCACGGCGCCGACGTGCTCGGCGGGGCCGGCGGCACGGTCGTCACGGTCAGCGGCGCCAAGGGCGGCGTCGGCGCCACCGTCACGGCCGTCCAGCTCGCGCTCGCCGCCCAGGCCTCCGGCCGCGCCACCGCCCTGGTCGACCTCGACCTCCAGACCGGCGACGTCGCCTCCTACCTGGACGTCCAGTTCCGCCGCTCGGTCGTCGACCTCGCCACCATCACCGACATCTCGCACCGGGTCCTCGCCGACGCCGTCTTCCGGCACGACACCGGCCTCACCCTGCTCCTCGCCCCCGCCGAGGGCGAGCGCGGCGAGGAGGTCACCGACCGCGCCGCCCGCCAGGTCGTCAGCGCCCTGCGCTCGCGGTACGAGGTGGTCGTGGTCGACTGCGGCGCCCAGCTCGGCGGTGCGAGCGCGGCGGCCGTCGAGATGGCCGACACCGCCCTGCTGGTGACCACCCCGGACGTGGTCGCCGTACGCGCCGCCAAACGGACCGTGCGCATGTGGGACCGGCTGCAGATCCGCAAGGCCGAGGAGACGACGGTGATCGTCAACCGCCACTCCCGCGCCACCGAGATCCAGCCGGCGCTGGTGCAGCGGATCACCGGCACCGCGGTGGCCCGCACCGCCGTGCCCGCCAACTTCAAGGAACTCCAGGGCGTCGTCGACGCGGGACGGCTGCACGAACTGGACAGCCGGAGCACGGTGAAACAGGCCCTGTGGGCGCTGGCCGGCGAGCTGGGGCTGGTCAAGGCGGCCGAGGGCGCGCACCGGAGCGGGGGCCGCGGCGCGGTCGGCTTCCGGCGGCGGAAGGAGTAG
- a CDS encoding TadE/TadG family type IV pilus assembly protein: MPATPAGKPYRRARRDAGQVAIEYLGFIPVLLIVGLAGFQIGAVAYAAEQAGTAARAGARAASLGQSPQGACAQAVSGGLHVTCGPSGGGDDSVTVTATVSVPQIVPGWSFDPVRKQATMPRDHGGAANP, from the coding sequence GTGCCCGCGACGCCGGCCGGGAAGCCGTACCGGCGCGCGCGACGCGACGCGGGCCAGGTCGCCATCGAGTACCTCGGGTTCATCCCGGTCCTGCTGATCGTCGGACTGGCCGGCTTCCAGATCGGGGCCGTCGCCTACGCGGCCGAGCAGGCCGGCACGGCGGCCCGGGCCGGAGCGCGCGCGGCCTCCCTGGGGCAGTCCCCCCAGGGGGCGTGCGCGCAGGCCGTCAGCGGGGGGCTCCACGTGACGTGCGGCCCGAGCGGGGGAGGGGACGACTCGGTCACCGTCACCGCCACCGTCTCCGTGCCCCAGATCGTCCCCGGCTGGTCCTTCGACCCGGTCCGGAAACAAGCCACCATGCCCCGTGACCACGGAGGAGCAGCGAACCCATGA
- a CDS encoding chitinase, with the protein MDRASGIPGPRRRRIATWSAATALALSVAGLAAAPASAADVNNVRNAGFESGLGNWTCTAGSGTTVSSPVHSGSAALKATPAGQDNAQCTQSVAVKPNSTYTLSAWVQGGYSYLGVTGTGTTDVSTWTPDSSSWKQLSTTFTTGASTSSVTVYTHGWYGQAAYYADDVSVYGPDGGGGGDPAPTVPAAPGGLSVSGTTSSSVSLSWSAVPGATGYNVYRDGTKVTAVTGTSATVTGLSASTSYSFQVTATNSAGESAKSAAVSGTTAATGGGGGGGGTLPKHAVTGYWQNFNNGAKVQKLSDVPAAYDIIAVAFADAAGTPGAVSFNLDSAGLGGYTVDQFKADIKAKQAAGKKVVVSIGGQNGTVSINDATSAANFANSVYSLMQTYGFDGVDIDLENGLNATYMTQALRSLSSKAGSSLIITMAPQTIDMQSTSNSYFQTALNIKDILTVVNMQYYNSGSMLGCDGKVYAQGSVDFLTALACIQLQGGLSPSQVGLGVPASTSGAGSGYVSPTVVNNALDCLAQGTGCGSFKPARTYPDLRGAMTWSTNWDASSGNAWSSAVGAHVHSMP; encoded by the coding sequence GTGGACCGCGCATCAGGCATACCCGGACCCCGCAGACGACGGATCGCCACGTGGTCCGCCGCCACCGCCCTCGCCCTCTCGGTCGCGGGCCTCGCCGCCGCCCCCGCGTCGGCCGCGGACGTCAACAACGTCAGGAACGCCGGCTTCGAGTCGGGCCTCGGCAACTGGACCTGTACGGCGGGCAGCGGCACGACCGTCTCCTCGCCCGTCCACTCCGGCTCCGCCGCGCTGAAGGCGACCCCGGCCGGGCAGGACAACGCCCAGTGCACCCAGTCCGTCGCGGTCAAGCCGAACTCGACGTACACGCTGAGCGCCTGGGTGCAGGGCGGCTACTCCTACCTGGGCGTGACGGGCACGGGCACGACGGACGTCTCGACCTGGACGCCGGACTCCTCGTCCTGGAAGCAGCTGTCGACGACGTTCACGACGGGCGCCTCCACGTCCTCCGTCACCGTCTACACCCACGGCTGGTACGGCCAGGCGGCCTACTACGCCGACGACGTCTCGGTCTACGGCCCCGACGGCGGCGGTGGCGGCGACCCGGCCCCCACGGTCCCGGCCGCGCCGGGCGGCCTCTCGGTCTCCGGCACGACCTCGTCGTCGGTGTCCCTGTCCTGGTCCGCGGTGCCGGGCGCGACGGGCTACAACGTCTACCGCGACGGCACGAAGGTGACAGCGGTGACGGGGACCTCGGCGACCGTGACCGGGCTGTCGGCCTCGACCTCGTACTCCTTCCAGGTCACGGCGACCAACTCGGCGGGCGAGTCCGCGAAGTCGGCGGCCGTGAGCGGGACGACGGCCGCCACCGGGGGCGGGGGCGGAGGCGGCGGCACGCTGCCCAAGCACGCGGTGACCGGCTACTGGCAGAACTTCAACAACGGCGCGAAGGTCCAGAAGCTGTCGGACGTCCCGGCCGCCTACGACATCATCGCCGTCGCCTTCGCGGACGCGGCCGGCACGCCGGGCGCGGTCTCCTTCAACCTGGACTCGGCCGGCCTCGGCGGCTACACGGTCGACCAGTTCAAGGCCGACATCAAGGCCAAGCAGGCGGCCGGCAAGAAGGTCGTCGTCTCCATCGGCGGCCAGAACGGCACGGTGTCGATCAACGACGCGACCTCGGCGGCGAACTTCGCGAACTCCGTCTACTCCCTGATGCAGACGTACGGCTTCGACGGCGTCGACATCGACCTGGAGAACGGCCTGAACGCGACGTACATGACGCAGGCGCTGCGCTCCCTGTCCTCGAAGGCGGGCTCCTCGCTGATCATCACGATGGCCCCGCAGACGATCGACATGCAGTCGACCTCGAACTCCTACTTCCAGACGGCCCTGAACATCAAGGACATCCTCACGGTCGTCAACATGCAGTACTACAACAGCGGTTCCATGCTGGGCTGCGACGGCAAGGTGTACGCGCAGGGCTCGGTCGACTTCCTCACCGCGCTCGCCTGCATCCAGCTGCAGGGCGGCCTGTCGCCGTCCCAGGTGGGCCTCGGCGTCCCGGCGTCCACCAGCGGGGCGGGCAGCGGCTACGTCTCCCCCACGGTGGTGAACAACGCCCTGGACTGCCTCGCCCAGGGCACCGGCTGCGGCTCCTTCAAGCCCGCCAGGACCTACCCCGACCTGCGGGGCGCGATGACCTGGTCGACCAACTGGGACGCGAGCTCCGGCAACGCGTGGTCCAGCGCGGTGGGGGCACACGTCCACAGCATGCCGTGA
- a CDS encoding lamin tail domain-containing protein, producing the protein MSVSVTARRIAATAVAAAAVVGAVALPASAADHGHDGWHHHTRVAIGGVQHPASSRYDRNLNQEWVEVTNASRRSVNLDGWTLSDEDGHTYTFHHYRLDGRATVRVHTGFGRDSRTDLFQDRRRSVWDTRSDTATLRNDDGRFVDSVSWGYDHRGHRDGGGWGGRHH; encoded by the coding sequence GTGTCCGTTTCTGTTACCGCCCGCCGTATCGCCGCAACGGCCGTCGCCGCGGCCGCCGTCGTAGGTGCCGTGGCCCTGCCCGCCTCGGCCGCCGACCACGGCCACGACGGCTGGCACCACCACACCCGGGTGGCCATCGGCGGCGTGCAGCACCCCGCGTCGAGCCGCTACGACCGCAACCTGAACCAGGAGTGGGTCGAGGTCACCAACGCGAGCCGGCGGAGCGTGAACCTGGACGGGTGGACGCTGTCGGACGAGGACGGCCACACCTACACCTTCCACCACTACCGGCTGGACGGCCGCGCGACCGTCCGCGTCCACACCGGCTTCGGGCGGGACAGCCGGACGGACCTCTTCCAGGACCGCCGCCGGTCGGTGTGGGACACCCGCAGCGACACCGCGACCCTGCGCAACGACGACGGCCGCTTCGTCGACTCCGTCTCGTGGGGTTACGACCACCGCGGTCACCGCGACGGCG